A single window of Chloracidobacterium thermophilum B DNA harbors:
- the ubiG gene encoding bifunctional 2-polyprenyl-6-hydroxyphenol methylase/3-demethylubiquinol 3-O-methyltransferase UbiG — translation MSAGMTPVNNALYDELGERWYTAQDDPVALLRAEGRLRNPWIATEIAARCGAGAAVLDIGCGGGFLSNELARAGFAVTGLDQSAESLSVAQSHDTTHSVHYEVGDALKLPYPEVSFSAVCAMDFLEHVEDPAGVIREAARVLRPGGLFFASTFNRNWLSWLVVIKGVEWFVPNVPPNMHVLRLFITPREMARYCQAAGLHHLRFRGLRPRLNRAFWRLLWTRVVPEDFEFTFTSSLLTGYLVTAEKA, via the coding sequence ATGTCTGCCGGAATGACGCCGGTCAACAACGCACTCTATGACGAACTGGGCGAACGGTGGTACACGGCCCAGGATGATCCCGTGGCGCTGCTGCGCGCCGAAGGACGCCTGCGCAACCCGTGGATTGCCACGGAAATTGCCGCCCGGTGCGGCGCCGGCGCGGCCGTGCTGGACATTGGCTGTGGCGGGGGCTTTCTGTCGAATGAACTGGCCCGGGCCGGTTTTGCCGTCACCGGTCTGGATCAATCCGCAGAAAGCCTGAGCGTGGCGCAAAGCCACGACACGACGCACAGCGTGCACTACGAGGTCGGGGATGCCCTGAAGTTGCCCTACCCGGAGGTTTCGTTTTCGGCCGTGTGCGCTATGGACTTTCTCGAACACGTCGAGGACCCGGCCGGGGTCATTCGGGAAGCGGCGCGGGTGCTGCGGCCGGGCGGGCTGTTTTTCGCTTCAACCTTCAACCGGAACTGGCTGAGCTGGCTGGTGGTCATCAAGGGCGTGGAGTGGTTCGTGCCGAATGTGCCGCCCAATATGCACGTGCTCCGCCTGTTCATCACGCCACGGGAGATGGCCCGGTATTGCCAGGCGGCCGGACTGCATCACCTACGGTTTCGCGGCCTGCGCCCGCGCCTGAACCGGGCATTCTGGCGACTGCTCTGGACGCGCGTCGTGCCGGAAGACTTCGAGTTTACCTTCACGTCCTCGTTGCTGACCGGCTATCTGGTCACGGCTGAGAAAGCTTGA
- a CDS encoding MFS transporter — MATATSLSAPASTAHTGSFANPRALSLACLAHFVNDAYSSFIFPLLPLMTAQLHLSAAQAFWLIPVYALFSNFLQPVYGMLSDRWSRRSFALAGPLLAALFLSAIGYAGSYGWLMVVLIMGGMGVGMFHPQGAAMAAVASGQRRRLGMALFSAAGTLGVAFGPLVVTQTITHFSLGSTLYLALAGIAAMVGLFFWLPPLPAPKRLAAETTTETGPGLVQALQLASVPLLALYAITVVRAATQMLINAYYPFILQAQGASLTHIGNALTVFLLAGGIGGLAGGFLAERFGGRAVTVLSGLTSGPLLAAAFLVPPHWTLPWLVCGGFALGATIPVNVAMAQELVPQRTATVSALMMGFAWGVGSLAPRAFEPLTPFIGGYHGAIIGLALGTTLSTILVLWLPREARRPLLRLSWRLPHRFTPTQPDSSLAP, encoded by the coding sequence ATGGCTACGGCGACTTCCCTTTCCGCACCGGCTTCCACGGCCCACACCGGCAGTTTTGCCAATCCCAGAGCGCTCAGCCTCGCCTGTCTGGCGCACTTCGTCAACGACGCCTATTCGAGCTTTATTTTTCCGCTGCTGCCCCTGATGACGGCGCAGTTGCACCTGTCGGCCGCCCAGGCCTTCTGGCTCATTCCGGTCTATGCGTTGTTCTCGAACTTTCTTCAGCCGGTCTATGGGATGCTCTCTGACCGCTGGTCGCGGCGGAGTTTTGCTCTGGCCGGCCCCCTGCTGGCGGCGCTGTTTTTGTCAGCCATCGGCTACGCGGGCAGTTACGGCTGGCTCATGGTCGTCCTGATTATGGGCGGCATGGGTGTGGGAATGTTCCACCCGCAGGGTGCAGCCATGGCGGCGGTTGCCAGCGGCCAGCGCCGCCGACTCGGCATGGCACTCTTTTCAGCCGCCGGTACGCTGGGGGTGGCGTTTGGGCCGCTCGTCGTGACCCAGACCATCACCCACTTCAGCCTGGGGAGCACGTTGTATCTGGCGCTGGCCGGTATCGCAGCCATGGTCGGGCTGTTCTTCTGGCTGCCGCCCCTGCCGGCCCCCAAGCGGCTGGCGGCTGAAACGACGACGGAAACCGGTCCGGGTCTGGTTCAGGCGCTTCAGCTTGCCAGTGTGCCGCTTCTGGCGCTGTATGCCATTACGGTCGTGCGCGCTGCCACGCAAATGCTCATCAACGCCTACTACCCCTTCATCCTGCAGGCGCAAGGGGCCTCGCTGACCCACATTGGCAACGCACTCACTGTCTTTCTCCTGGCTGGCGGCATCGGCGGGCTGGCCGGCGGCTTTCTGGCCGAACGGTTCGGCGGACGCGCCGTTACCGTGCTTTCCGGCCTCACCTCCGGCCCTCTGCTCGCCGCGGCCTTTCTCGTCCCGCCCCACTGGACACTTCCGTGGCTGGTCTGTGGCGGCTTTGCCCTTGGGGCCACGATTCCCGTCAACGTCGCCATGGCGCAGGAACTTGTCCCGCAGCGGACGGCCACCGTATCGGCGCTGATGATGGGCTTTGCGTGGGGCGTCGGTTCGCTGGCCCCGCGCGCCTTCGAGCCGCTGACACCGTTTATCGGCGGCTATCACGGAGCCATTATCGGACTGGCGCTCGGCACGACGCTCAGCACCATCCTTGTCCTCTGGCTGCCACGGGAGGCCCGGCGCCCGCTGCTGCGTCTCTCATGGCGCCTGCCGCACCGGTTTACTCCGACACAGCCGGATTCATCACTCGCCCCATAA
- a CDS encoding 3-oxoacyl-[acyl-carrier-protein] synthase III C-terminal domain-containing protein — protein MPIVLHTFQCLLPAYVTPQSAIHDWLAHAHAAAQTGSEQALAAARLRRAFDRFGCDPERIARRFHALEDFTHQDWARMRIFNLTDHPEGRGLAARMDCFAEVTSQVFASLYADEAVAPEHLIHVTCTGYVAPSAAQRLVASKGWLTTVVTHAYHMGCYAAFPAIRQAVGFLLADGAAGRADVVHTELCTLHLNPALHDPEQLVIQSLFADGFARYTVATQAPERPHFELVATWEQLLPDSAEAMTWQCADWGFHMTLARDVPQRLAQALPGFVAYLAAKAGCTEADVRRARFAIHPGGPKIIEQVQAALELEDAQVEASRRVLRAYGNMSSATLPYVWAEMLADDTVADGTLVVSLAFGPGLTLCGNLLIKRLCSDPQRPTEAGADARKPGR, from the coding sequence ATGCCAATCGTTCTGCACACGTTTCAGTGTCTGCTGCCGGCGTATGTCACGCCGCAGTCCGCCATTCATGACTGGCTTGCCCACGCGCATGCCGCTGCCCAGACCGGGAGCGAACAGGCGCTGGCAGCCGCCCGTCTGCGCCGCGCGTTCGACCGCTTTGGTTGCGACCCGGAGCGCATTGCCCGGCGATTCCACGCGCTCGAAGATTTCACCCACCAGGACTGGGCGCGGATGCGGATTTTCAACCTGACCGACCATCCCGAAGGACGGGGGCTGGCGGCACGGATGGACTGTTTTGCCGAAGTCACCTCCCAAGTGTTCGCCAGTCTCTATGCCGATGAAGCCGTTGCGCCGGAGCATCTCATTCACGTCACATGTACGGGCTACGTCGCACCCAGCGCCGCCCAGCGTCTCGTGGCGTCCAAAGGCTGGCTGACGACCGTTGTGACCCATGCCTACCACATGGGCTGCTATGCGGCCTTTCCGGCGATTCGGCAGGCGGTCGGGTTTCTGCTTGCCGACGGTGCGGCAGGGCGGGCGGATGTCGTGCACACGGAGCTGTGTACGCTGCACCTCAACCCGGCGCTCCACGACCCGGAGCAGCTTGTCATCCAGAGTTTGTTTGCCGACGGTTTCGCGCGCTACACGGTCGCAACCCAGGCGCCGGAGCGTCCGCACTTTGAGCTGGTGGCGACGTGGGAACAACTGCTGCCGGATTCAGCCGAAGCCATGACCTGGCAGTGCGCTGACTGGGGGTTTCACATGACGCTGGCGCGGGATGTGCCGCAGCGTCTGGCGCAGGCGCTGCCCGGTTTTGTGGCGTACCTGGCAGCGAAGGCGGGCTGCACCGAAGCCGATGTGCGCCGGGCCCGGTTTGCTATTCATCCCGGCGGGCCGAAAATCATCGAGCAGGTTCAGGCGGCGCTCGAACTCGAAGACGCCCAGGTGGAAGCCAGCCGGCGCGTGCTGCGGGCATACGGGAATATGTCCTCGGCTACGCTGCCCTACGTCTGGGCGGAGATGCTGGCCGATGACACCGTTGCCGATGGGACGCTGGTGGTCAGTCTGGCCTTCGGTCCCGGTCTGACGCTGTGTGGCAACCTGCTGATCAAACGTCTCTGTTCAGACCCGCAGCGGCCGACGGAAGCCGGCGCTGATGCAAGGAAGCCAGGGAGGTGA
- the def gene encoding peptide deformylase yields MKREIVKYGAKVLTEKASPVTEFDAALEQLVADMFETMYDAPGVGLAAPQVGVSRRLFVMDCSKEKNRQFVFINPEILQTEGTQVGDEGCLSFPGIYFEVERPARVIVRAQNVKGEWFEGDFLDLEARCVLHEYDHLQGELFIEKAGLLRRELIRRKIQKLKREGKW; encoded by the coding sequence ATGAAACGTGAAATCGTCAAGTATGGCGCCAAGGTGCTGACGGAAAAGGCCTCACCCGTGACCGAATTCGATGCGGCGTTGGAACAGCTCGTCGCCGATATGTTTGAGACGATGTACGACGCGCCAGGAGTCGGACTGGCCGCGCCCCAGGTGGGCGTCTCCAGGCGCCTGTTCGTCATGGACTGTAGCAAGGAAAAAAACCGGCAGTTTGTCTTCATCAACCCGGAAATTCTCCAGACCGAAGGCACACAGGTCGGAGATGAAGGTTGTCTCAGCTTTCCGGGGATTTACTTTGAAGTAGAGCGTCCGGCGCGGGTTATCGTACGGGCCCAGAACGTCAAGGGCGAATGGTTCGAGGGGGACTTTCTCGACCTCGAAGCCCGCTGTGTGCTCCACGAGTATGACCATCTTCAGGGTGAACTCTTCATCGAGAAGGCCGGGTTGCTGCGCCGCGAACTCATCCGGCGCAAGATTCAGAAGCTGAAGCGCGAAGGGAAGTGGTGA
- a CDS encoding menaquinone biosynthetic enzyme MqnA/MqnD family protein: MAVELPTIAASDYLNSAVLMEDFLTGEQRQRCRLITDAAPARCAELLRQGDVAAALIPAIEYQRIPGLLAVPGVAIGSKHMVRSVVMAAKKPLPEIRTVALDTSSRTSVSLIRILFAEFYRREVAFHPAPPDVPHMLSEADAAVIIGDPALTFDRTGLHIFDLAGEWRRLTGLPFVFAIWAVRESAREAVTGLDFVAARDAGLCARPALAARYAPRLGLPVETLVTYLEENIHYGLEADDLAGLTHYWTLAARHRLIDEVRPVRWLPVTPGCG, from the coding sequence GTGGCTGTGGAGCTGCCGACCATTGCGGCGTCGGATTACCTCAACTCAGCAGTGCTCATGGAGGATTTTCTGACCGGTGAGCAGCGCCAGCGATGCCGTCTGATCACCGATGCCGCGCCGGCGCGTTGTGCGGAACTGCTGCGGCAGGGTGATGTCGCCGCCGCCCTGATACCGGCCATTGAATATCAGCGCATTCCGGGTCTGCTGGCCGTGCCCGGCGTGGCTATTGGCTCGAAACACATGGTGCGCAGTGTCGTCATGGCGGCCAAAAAGCCGCTCCCGGAAATCAGAACCGTGGCGCTCGATACCTCGTCGCGCACGTCGGTTTCACTCATCAGGATTCTGTTTGCCGAGTTTTATCGCCGCGAAGTTGCTTTCCATCCCGCACCGCCGGACGTGCCGCACATGCTGTCGGAGGCGGATGCCGCCGTCATCATCGGCGACCCGGCCCTGACGTTTGACCGAACCGGTCTGCACATTTTCGATCTGGCGGGTGAATGGCGACGCCTGACGGGACTCCCTTTCGTGTTTGCCATCTGGGCGGTACGGGAAAGCGCCCGGGAAGCCGTGACCGGGCTGGATTTCGTCGCGGCACGGGATGCCGGTCTGTGCGCCCGACCGGCGCTGGCGGCGCGTTATGCCCCCCGGCTGGGACTGCCGGTTGAAACCCTGGTGACGTATCTTGAAGAAAACATCCACTACGGGTTGGAAGCCGACGATCTGGCAGGGTTGACGCACTACTGGACACTGGCCGCCAGACACCGGCTGATTGATGAGGTGCGTCCGGTGCGGTGGCTGCCGGTGACGCCGGGCTGTGGGTAA
- a CDS encoding serine hydrolase domain-containing protein: MGDVLREQLEAALDAGEIQSAVWLVGCRETMVAHGAVGPAGFDTLYDLASLTKPLVTALLLALFIEQGRCAPDDHLGKWLPALRDSPYGHVTVAQAVTHTGGFPAWRPLYAMCATPDEVLPVIAQTPPIAKPGENVVYSDLGYIVLGRLLEHLAGQPLAILFGTHVAQPLGLTATRFCPPPEWRERAAPTEDGNAHERRMVEQLIAAENHPLVQARLRGYAGWRTQRLQGEVHDGNAYFLGGVAGHAGLFATAGEVWKLARVFLPGSPLLRPETCQWFSTNLTPGKAEARSFGWMLAGSPNATGVGLSPTAFGHLGFTGTSLWCDPQTERVYILLTNRTFPYRASLQDVRRAFHAAASRISG; this comes from the coding sequence ATGGGCGATGTGTTGCGGGAACAGCTCGAAGCCGCCCTGGATGCCGGGGAAATCCAGAGCGCCGTCTGGCTCGTCGGCTGCCGTGAAACCATGGTGGCGCATGGCGCAGTCGGCCCGGCCGGCTTCGATACGCTCTATGATCTGGCTTCACTGACAAAACCTCTCGTCACGGCGCTGCTGCTGGCGCTCTTTATCGAGCAGGGGCGGTGCGCGCCTGACGACCACCTGGGCAAGTGGCTGCCGGCATTGCGCGATAGTCCCTATGGACACGTCACGGTTGCACAGGCCGTGACGCACACCGGCGGTTTCCCGGCCTGGCGGCCGCTCTATGCCATGTGTGCGACGCCGGATGAAGTCCTGCCGGTCATTGCGCAGACGCCGCCGATTGCCAAACCTGGCGAAAATGTTGTGTATAGCGACCTGGGCTACATCGTGCTGGGCCGTCTGCTTGAACACCTGGCCGGACAGCCGCTCGCCATTCTGTTCGGGACACACGTGGCGCAGCCGTTGGGACTGACGGCAACCCGGTTCTGTCCGCCGCCGGAATGGCGGGAACGAGCGGCCCCGACCGAAGACGGCAACGCCCACGAACGCCGCATGGTGGAACAGCTCATCGCCGCAGAGAACCATCCTCTGGTGCAGGCGCGGCTGCGGGGATATGCCGGCTGGCGTACGCAGCGCCTTCAGGGTGAAGTCCACGATGGCAATGCGTATTTCCTTGGCGGTGTGGCCGGTCACGCCGGGCTGTTTGCAACGGCCGGGGAGGTGTGGAAGCTGGCGCGGGTGTTTCTGCCGGGAAGCCCTCTGCTGCGCCCGGAAACCTGCCAGTGGTTTTCGACCAACCTGACGCCGGGGAAAGCCGAAGCCCGCTCGTTTGGGTGGATGTTGGCCGGTTCACCGAACGCAACCGGCGTCGGGCTGTCGCCGACCGCCTTTGGCCACCTTGGCTTTACCGGCACAAGTCTCTGGTGCGACCCCCAGACCGAGCGGGTCTATATCCTGCTGACCAACCGTACCTTTCCTTACCGGGCCAGCTTGCAGGATGTGCGGCGGGCATTTCACGCGGCAGCTTCCCGCATATCGGGCTGA
- a CDS encoding ABC transporter permease has translation MPSLAWANLCHRPARSLATAFGVAVGAVLVLLTTGLAHGVIAERAEREARVGAHIMLRPSGSFGGGVVSNQPAYPLERLPRIAAIPGVRAAVPVIQYALPSDSGIGFRLLEGVPWADYAAMSGIQIVAGRAPQGPDELVIDREQARSRDFQLGAQVTLSRHVFTVVGIYDPPSGARLKAPLETLQTMLAAPGRCSMVFVQCAEASQQEAVAKRLREAFPTDQLVFVRDLPGLYARGLPALDTFLRVVIGLALMISLLIVSLTMYTSVVERTREIGILKSLGATDAFILLAIEQEALLLSSAGVLLGIGLAYLGRWWIVSFTAFRTIEFEPVWFVIVAAVAVLSGAAGALYPAWRAMRLDPVEALRYE, from the coding sequence ATGCCATCACTTGCGTGGGCCAATCTTTGTCATCGTCCGGCACGCTCGCTGGCCACGGCTTTCGGCGTCGCCGTCGGCGCGGTGCTGGTACTGCTGACGACCGGGCTGGCGCATGGCGTCATTGCCGAACGCGCCGAGCGCGAAGCACGGGTTGGAGCGCACATCATGCTGCGGCCGTCCGGTTCGTTTGGCGGGGGCGTGGTGTCAAATCAGCCGGCCTATCCGCTGGAGCGGCTGCCGCGTATTGCGGCCATCCCCGGCGTACGGGCTGCTGTGCCGGTCATTCAGTATGCGTTGCCGTCAGACAGCGGCATTGGGTTTCGGCTGCTCGAAGGCGTGCCATGGGCGGACTACGCGGCCATGAGCGGCATTCAGATTGTGGCCGGACGTGCGCCGCAGGGACCTGATGAGTTGGTGATTGACCGGGAGCAGGCGCGCAGCCGTGACTTCCAGCTCGGGGCGCAGGTGACGCTCTCCAGACATGTGTTTACGGTCGTGGGCATCTATGACCCGCCAAGCGGGGCCCGCCTCAAAGCGCCGCTGGAAACCCTCCAGACGATGCTTGCCGCGCCGGGACGCTGTTCGATGGTGTTTGTCCAGTGTGCGGAAGCCAGCCAGCAGGAAGCCGTCGCCAAACGCCTGCGGGAGGCGTTCCCAACCGATCAGCTCGTCTTTGTCCGCGACCTGCCAGGGCTGTATGCCCGCGGACTCCCGGCGCTGGATACCTTTCTCCGGGTCGTCATCGGGCTGGCGCTGATGATCAGCCTGCTCATTGTGTCGCTGACGATGTACACCTCGGTGGTCGAGCGCACCCGTGAGATCGGCATTCTCAAGTCCCTGGGCGCTACGGACGCCTTCATTCTGCTGGCCATTGAGCAGGAAGCCCTGCTTCTGAGCAGCGCCGGGGTGTTGCTGGGCATTGGACTGGCCTATCTGGGCCGCTGGTGGATTGTGAGCTTCACGGCGTTTCGCACCATCGAGTTCGAGCCGGTGTGGTTCGTCATCGTGGCGGCTGTCGCGGTGCTGAGTGGCGCGGCCGGCGCCCTGTATCCGGCCTGGCGTGCCATGCGGCTCGATCCGGTGGAAGCCCTGCGCTACGAATGA
- a CDS encoding MFS transporter: MTTIGYIGLLRQNPRFRRVWAAQLVSELGDWLNYAALMQLARQYGGGAEMAALIIAIELLPFPLWSPVAGMVADRFNRRYVMMAADLLRAVIVPGFLLVDRPERLWLVYVLSALQFSLAAFFEPARQALIPSVAQPEELITANQLTSLTWSLTLGLGGFLGGVVVNAFGLTAAFIVDAASFLVSFVILLGLRDAPPKPVSLDAPPDTGFWVAIKYLLAHPVTLAVALVKTGISIAGSGVWLLAVVYGQTVFPVGRDGALSVGILNGAHGLGALVGALTAGWFLRQRLNIAWSIFWLFVLRGVFFGFWAGSVHLWMVVVATVLITICGSLLWVVSTTLLQRLVPDELRGRVFAFEFGALTFAMAGFLWLMGRALDVWGWTPTVTVLATGASAFLVAAGWLVLMGLSPLTTLSAAPTPDKSLGEPDAV, from the coding sequence ATGACGACCATCGGCTACATCGGGCTTTTGCGGCAGAATCCGCGCTTCCGGCGGGTTTGGGCAGCGCAGCTTGTCAGTGAGCTGGGTGACTGGCTCAACTATGCGGCGCTCATGCAGCTTGCGCGGCAGTATGGCGGCGGTGCGGAAATGGCGGCGCTCATCATCGCCATTGAGCTGCTTCCGTTCCCCCTCTGGAGTCCGGTGGCCGGCATGGTGGCCGACCGGTTCAACCGGCGGTATGTCATGATGGCCGCCGACCTGCTGCGCGCCGTCATTGTTCCCGGGTTTCTGCTCGTTGACCGCCCCGAACGGCTCTGGCTGGTGTACGTCCTGTCGGCGCTTCAGTTTTCCCTGGCGGCCTTTTTCGAGCCGGCGCGGCAGGCGCTGATTCCATCAGTGGCGCAGCCGGAGGAACTCATCACGGCCAACCAGTTGACGAGTCTGACCTGGTCGTTGACGCTTGGGTTGGGTGGTTTTCTGGGCGGTGTCGTGGTCAATGCGTTTGGTCTGACGGCGGCCTTCATCGTGGATGCCGCTTCCTTCCTGGTTTCGTTTGTCATCCTGCTCGGTTTGCGGGATGCGCCGCCGAAGCCTGTGTCCCTGGATGCGCCGCCCGATACGGGTTTCTGGGTGGCTATCAAGTACCTGCTGGCGCATCCGGTGACGCTGGCCGTGGCGCTCGTCAAAACCGGAATCTCCATTGCGGGAAGCGGGGTGTGGTTGCTGGCCGTGGTGTATGGGCAGACGGTGTTTCCGGTGGGCCGCGATGGGGCGTTGTCCGTGGGGATTCTCAACGGCGCGCACGGCCTTGGGGCGCTGGTCGGCGCGCTGACCGCCGGCTGGTTTCTGCGCCAGCGCCTCAACATTGCGTGGAGCATTTTCTGGCTCTTTGTGCTGCGGGGCGTGTTCTTTGGGTTCTGGGCCGGGTCTGTCCATTTGTGGATGGTTGTCGTGGCAACGGTCCTCATCACCATCTGTGGCAGTCTGCTCTGGGTGGTCAGCACGACGCTGCTGCAACGGCTCGTCCCGGACGAACTGCGCGGGCGTGTGTTTGCCTTCGAGTTTGGCGCGCTGACGTTTGCCATGGCGGGTTTCCTGTGGCTGATGGGACGGGCGCTCGATGTGTGGGGCTGGACCCCGACGGTGACGGTTCTGGCCACGGGTGCATCGGCGTTTCTGGTGGCGGCCGGCTGGCTGGTGCTGATGGGACTCTCGCCGCTGACGACGCTTTCAGCCGCGCCGACGCCGGACAAGTCGCTTGGGGAACCGGATGCGGTGTGA
- a CDS encoding PIN/TRAM domain-containing protein, protein MNRDRFLTQLAIVLLSLGTALWMKPLGSTLWSAVLGAGLGSAVVALEHYLRSRPITTLIGGTLGLFTGLAAAVLVGLVLSLQPGIPDAPKTYLVLTALLALGYLGMVRGSASDRWWELFGTAAKSPGSADNRPLNLVLDTSVIIDGRIADIAETGFLSERLIIPQFVLRELQHVADSPETTKRNRGRRGLDILQRLQKNKKLDTIITDMDFPNIREVDLKLIELAKQLGAKIVTNDFNLNKVAQLRGVLVLNINELANALRPVVLPGETMQVFILKEGKEYNQGVAYLDDGTMVVVDNARRQIGRAVDISVTSVLQTTAGKMIFGKLIEETTPRLASDRPPGDRSERPERPRTLSAPTSTPPTGTPVTPTPPEMPEVKLSQP, encoded by the coding sequence ATGAACCGCGACCGATTCCTGACACAGCTTGCCATCGTCCTGCTTTCCCTGGGAACGGCCCTGTGGATGAAACCACTTGGCTCCACCCTCTGGTCAGCCGTTCTTGGAGCCGGGCTGGGCAGCGCGGTTGTCGCCCTTGAACACTACCTGCGGTCACGTCCCATCACGACCCTGATTGGCGGCACACTCGGACTGTTTACCGGACTGGCGGCCGCCGTCCTCGTCGGCCTCGTTCTCAGCCTTCAGCCGGGCATCCCGGACGCCCCCAAGACCTACCTGGTTCTGACCGCCCTGCTGGCACTGGGTTATCTGGGTATGGTTCGCGGCAGCGCCAGTGATCGCTGGTGGGAGCTGTTTGGCACTGCTGCCAAAAGCCCCGGCAGCGCCGACAACCGCCCGCTCAATCTCGTCCTCGATACGAGCGTCATCATTGACGGGCGCATTGCCGACATCGCCGAAACCGGCTTTCTGAGCGAGCGCCTCATCATTCCGCAGTTCGTCCTGCGCGAGTTGCAGCACGTGGCCGACAGCCCGGAAACCACCAAGCGCAACCGTGGACGGCGGGGACTCGACATCCTGCAACGCCTCCAGAAAAACAAAAAGCTCGACACCATCATCACCGACATGGACTTCCCCAACATTCGGGAAGTTGACCTCAAGCTCATCGAGCTGGCCAAGCAGCTTGGGGCCAAAATCGTCACCAATGATTTCAACCTCAACAAGGTGGCACAGTTGCGCGGCGTTCTGGTGCTCAACATCAACGAACTCGCCAACGCCCTGCGCCCGGTCGTCCTGCCCGGCGAAACCATGCAGGTGTTCATCCTGAAAGAAGGCAAGGAATACAACCAGGGCGTGGCTTACCTTGACGACGGGACGATGGTCGTCGTGGACAATGCGCGCCGGCAGATTGGCCGGGCGGTGGACATCAGCGTGACGAGCGTGCTGCAAACCACAGCCGGCAAGATGATTTTTGGCAAACTCATCGAGGAAACGACGCCACGCCTGGCCTCTGACCGCCCGCCCGGAGACCGCTCCGAGCGCCCCGAACGCCCACGGACGCTCAGCGCTCCCACCTCGACACCGCCGACCGGCACCCCCGTGACGCCAACACCACCGGAGATGCCGGAAGTCAAGCTTTCTCAGCCGTGA
- a CDS encoding serpin family protein, giving the protein MTMPIRIFSLCLVALWLLASHDDASAQKRKRRPASRPASGTPATTSPVSKEPRMNTATAPRDAAAGVNRFAVTLHQRLSRQTDGNLFFSPYSISSALAMTALGARGATLAEMQVALQFPDGIPHAAFAAQDRLINTPNAPYTLAVANALWGQRGLGFEPDFLSATRQHYGAGLEEVDFRGNPEGTRSRINDWVSTKTNRRIPDLLPPGFITPMTRLVLTNAIYFKGNWAEAFDRDATNERDQFRLARGGTVTVAMMNRTGRYAHFDGGTFQALTLPYRGNELSMVILLPNATDGLPALEKGLTAAQLQEVVEKAIAREVQVSVPRFKLTLRLEHLTDDMKALGMTLAFTEGADFSAMTRQAKLFIDAIAHKAFVEVNEEGTEAAAATGVGMRITSIGAEPPRPVVFRADHPFLFVIRDNRSGATLFMGRVMNPAVSE; this is encoded by the coding sequence ATGACGATGCCCATCCGTATCTTCAGCCTGTGTCTGGTGGCGCTGTGGCTGCTGGCAAGCCATGATGATGCTTCAGCCCAGAAGCGCAAACGCCGCCCGGCTTCGCGCCCGGCGTCCGGGACACCGGCCACGACTTCCCCTGTTTCCAAGGAGCCACGTATGAACACCGCTACTGCTCCCCGCGATGCCGCTGCCGGGGTCAACCGCTTTGCTGTGACCCTGCACCAACGGCTCAGCCGTCAAACGGACGGCAATCTGTTTTTTTCGCCCTACAGCATCAGTTCCGCCCTGGCGATGACGGCGCTCGGTGCGCGGGGCGCAACACTGGCGGAAATGCAGGTTGCACTTCAGTTTCCCGATGGCATTCCCCACGCCGCTTTTGCCGCCCAGGACCGGCTCATCAATACGCCCAACGCGCCCTACACGCTGGCTGTAGCCAATGCGCTGTGGGGACAGCGCGGGTTGGGTTTCGAGCCGGATTTCCTTTCGGCCACCCGGCAGCACTATGGGGCCGGGCTGGAGGAAGTTGATTTTCGGGGCAACCCGGAAGGTACGCGCAGCCGAATCAACGACTGGGTTTCCACAAAGACCAACCGCCGGATTCCCGACCTGCTTCCGCCGGGCTTCATCACGCCCATGACGCGGCTGGTGCTGACCAATGCCATTTACTTCAAGGGCAACTGGGCTGAGGCCTTTGACCGCGACGCCACAAACGAACGGGACCAGTTCCGCCTGGCACGCGGAGGGACGGTCACGGTGGCGATGATGAACCGCACCGGGCGCTACGCCCATTTTGACGGCGGCACGTTCCAGGCGTTGACGTTGCCCTATCGCGGCAACGAACTCTCCATGGTCATCCTGCTGCCGAATGCCACGGATGGCCTGCCGGCGCTGGAAAAGGGACTCACCGCCGCCCAGCTTCAGGAAGTCGTCGAAAAAGCCATTGCGCGCGAGGTGCAGGTCAGTGTGCCGCGCTTCAAACTGACGCTGCGGCTGGAACACCTGACAGATGACATGAAGGCGCTGGGAATGACCCTGGCGTTTACGGAAGGCGCTGATTTCTCGGCGATGACCCGGCAGGCCAAACTTTTCATTGACGCCATTGCCCACAAGGCGTTCGTCGAGGTCAACGAGGAAGGTACGGAAGCCGCCGCCGCCACGGGCGTCGGCATGCGGATAACGTCCATCGGTGCCGAACCGCCGCGCCCGGTGGTGTTTCGGGCGGACCATCCGTTTCTGTTTGTCATCCGGGACAACCGCAGCGGTGCGACGCTGTTTATGGGGCGAGTGATGAATCCGGCTGTGTCGGAGTAA